In Penaeus monodon isolate SGIC_2016 chromosome 41, NSTDA_Pmon_1, whole genome shotgun sequence, a single genomic region encodes these proteins:
- the LOC119598307 gene encoding peroxisomal membrane protein 11A-like: MDQWIRLNANTAGKDKIFRLLQYLSRLIWHNLESRKNLRDAVARLKIIENAFSTFRKLLRLGKSIEVLYGALRTLHLPDVVLRVTLTLSRIYQSLFLLVDHIIWIGRVGLFDINKEKWSSYSNRFWLGAIILNMIRDVYEIITIMKKRLKCQDLQPCVYKNIPVIKTFYECVPATRPIVQFAEEHRDVFWDSIKNICDIWIPLTSLGHTKFSPGVVGLLGSISSFAGLIAVLDPLAKLSPT; encoded by the exons ATGGACCAGTGGATCAGGTTAAACGCAAACACAGCTGGGAAGGACAAGATTTTCAG ATTACTGCAGTACTTGAGTCGACTCATCTGGCACAATCTAGAAAGCAGGAAGAATCTGCGTGATGCTGTGGCTCGATTGAAGATCATAGAGAACGCCTTCTCGACCTTCAGGAAAT TATTGCGTCTGGGAAAAAGCATAGAGGTCCTGTATGGTGCCCTGCGTACATTGCATCTACCAGATGTCGTGCTACGTGTTACACTAACACTGTCTAGAATCTACCAATCCCTCTTCCTTCTGGTGGACCACATTATCTGGATTGGCCGTGTGGGCTTGTTCGACATCAACAAGGAGAAATGGTCTAGTTATTCAAACAGATTCTGGTTAGGTGCAATTATTCTCAATATGATTAGGGATGTTTATGAGATTATAACAATCATGAAGAAGCGGCTGAAGTGCCAGGACCTTCAGCCTTGTGTCTACAAGAACATCCCTGTTATCAAGACTTTCTACGAGTGTGTCCCGGCTACAAGACCTATCGTGCAGTTTGCTGAGGAGCACCGCGATGTGTTCTGGGACAGCATCAAGAACATTTGTGATATTTGGATTCCACTGACCAGCCTAGGCCACACCAAGTTCTCACCAGGTGTTGTGGGGCTCCTTGGAAGCATCTCATCATTTGCTGGACTCATTGCTGTCTTAGACCCTCTGGCTAAGCTCAGCCCTACATAA